The following nucleotide sequence is from Achromobacter spanius.
CACATCAGTCCAGGCCCGCGTGACGATCGTCAGGTTGGCGCGTGCGCGCGCCTGGTCCAGATAGCCGCGCGCCGTGCTGGCGCGCCGACCGCGAGGCGTCACCGTGCGGTCCATCGGCCCGAAGCCTTCCTGGCGATAGCCGTTCATATCTGGCGTTTGCGCATATCCCGCCTGCTCGCCCGCCGCCACCATGGCGGCAAACAGCGGGTTGTTGCCGGCCTTGGGGGTAGTGACGCTGACCGGCCCCGAGCCACCGTGATAGTCACACGCGCCCACGTCGCGGCTTTCGGCCTTCTTGAAGTACGGCAGGCAAGACAGGTAATCCCAATGCGCCAGGCCATCGATGCGCGCCCAATGGTCGTAGTCCAGGGCATTGCCGCGCACGTAGCACATGCCGTTGATCAGCGACGACCCGCCCAGCCCCTTGCCGCGCCCACAATCCAGGCGACGGCCATTCAGATGCGGCTCCGGATCTGTCTTGTAGCCCCAGTTGTAGCGCCTGCCCTGCAAGGGCATGGCCAGCGCGGCCGGCATCTGCGTGCGGAAGTCCAGCCGGTGATCTTGCCCACCCGCTTCCAGCAGCAGCACGGTCGTGCCTGCGTCCTCGGTCAGCCGCGCGGCCAGCGTGTTGCCCGCCGATCCCGCGCCGATGATGATGTAGTCGTACTCGCGCTTGATGGACATCGTCTTCCCCCCGAACACGTACAGAAATCGGGCTGCCCGCCAGCGCGGCGGGCGCCCGTCGCCGAATCGTCAGTACGATCAGAACACCGACGCGAAAGGGCCGAGTTCGACCTGCACGGATTTTGTCTGCGTGTATTGGGCCAGCGCATCCATGCCGTTTTCGCGTCCAAGGCCAGATTGCTTGTAGCCGCCCACCGGCATCTGCGCGGGCGATTCACCCCAGGTGTTGACCCAACAAATGCCCGCCTGCAAGCGATGCGCAACGCGATGCGCGGCGGCCAGGTCGCGGCTGACCACGCCCGCGGCCAGGCCGTAGCGGCTGTCATTGGCGCGCTGCACCGCTTCGTCTTCGGTATCGAACGCCAGGATGCTCATGACGGGGCCGAAGATCTCTTCCTGCACGATCTCCATGCGGTCTTCGCAATCTGAAAACACCGTGGGCGCCACATAAGAGCCCTTGCCCAACGCACCGTCTGTCAGCCGCACGCCGCCCGCCAGCAAGGTGGCTCCCTCGCGCTTGCCGATTTCTATCCAGCTCAACACGTGGTCCATGTGCGCCGCGCTGACCAGCGGCCCGAAGTTCGTGCGCGGATCGAAGGGGTCGCCAATGCGGATGCGCGCCACCCGTTCCAGCACGGCAGCCTCAAACGCCGCCTTGTGCGATCGGTGCACGAACACGCGCGTGCCATTGGTGCATACCTGGCCCGAGCTGAAGAAGTTGGCCATAACGGCGATGTCTGCCGCGCGTTCAAGGCAGGCATCGGGCAGCACGATCAACGCCGATTTTCCGCCGAGTTCCAGCGTGACGCTTTTGAGCGTTGCCGCCGCCACGCCCATCACTTGTTTGCCGGTTTCCACGCCCCCAGTGAACGACACCTTCGCCACGCCGGGGTGGCCGGTCAGCCAATCGCCGATTTCACGGCCGCTGCCCAGCACCACGTTGAATACGCCGTTGGGCACGCCTGCCTGGGTGTAGATCTCGGCCAGCCGCAACGCCGTCAAGGGGGTGATCTCGGCGGGCTTGAACACCATGGCGTTGCCGGTGGCCAAGGCCGCGGCCGATTTCCACATGGCAATCTGGACGGGATAGTTCCACGCGCCGATGCCCGCAATCACGCCCAGCGGTTCGCGGCGCGTGTAGAAGAAGCTGGATTCGCGCAGCGGCACTTGCACGCCCTCCACGGCCGCGGCCAGCCCCGCGTAATACTCGATGACGTCCACGCCGGTGGCGATGTCGACGGTACGGGTTTCGGACAGCGGCTTGCCGGTATCCAGCGTTTCAAGTTCGGCCAATTCGTCGTTACGTTCGCGCAGCATCTGCGCCGCCTTCAGCAGCACGCGCCCGCGCTCGGCGGGGGTGCGCGCCGCCCATACCTTCTGCCCTTCCTGCGCGCTGGCCACGGCGCGGTCGATGTCCTGCCGAGCGGCCACCTGCACTTCGGCCAGCACCGCGCCGTTGGCGGGGTTTACCGTGGTGATGGTCTTGCTGCTGATGGCGTTGGTGCGCCGGCCATGGATGTAGAGTTGCTGGATAGGCAAAGGCATGGGAGTCCGTCCTATTGTCAAAGTGAGGGCGGGCCCAAGGCCGGTTCGCCCTTGAATTGGCTGCGGTCAAGCAGCAGGTCCACATAGTCGTAGGCAATGTCACGCGCCTTGTCGCCGGCAAAATCCGCGCCCTGCAGGCTGCCCCGCAGCCACAGGCCGTCGATCAGGGCGGCAAGGCCACGCGCGGCGTCTCGCGCTTGCGCCTGCGGCATCACGCGCCGGAACTGGCAGCACAGGTTGGAATGCAGACGGCGGTCGTTGGCGCGTTGCAACCGGCGCAGGCGCGGCTGGTGCATGCTGGCCGCCCAGAACGTCAGCCACGCGCGCATGGCGCTGCCCGACACCTGGGTGGGCACGAAGTTGCCGTTGATGATGGCGCGCAACTGGGCGCGCGCTGCGGCCGGCGCATCAAGACGCGCGCGCGAGACGGAATCTCGCAGGTTGCGCAGCAATTCCCGCATGGTGGCTTCCAGCAGACCGTCCTTGTCGCCAAAGTAATGGCTGATGATGCCGGTGGACAATTTGGCCGCGCGGGCGATATGGGCGATGGAGCTTTCCGCCAACCCGACCTGATCGATGGATTCAAGCGTGGCTTGGATGAGTTGATTGCAGCGGATGGGCTGCATTCCGACTTTTGGCATGATGAATGCGGTTCCTGGGCGAGCAAGCGCTGGCAAGGGCGGGGCAGGAAAAGGGGGGCTGCCCAACCGGGTGCGGTCGAGTCTAATTTATATTGATTGATCATTCAATATAAAAACAGTAAGGTCCGGCAGACACGATCGGACAAAGATCGGAAGCAGCAGGGGAAGCACCACGGCAGTATCACCACACGGGGAGACAGCGGTGCAGCATGATCGGAAGAACTCGGCGCGGGATCTCGGGGCCGCGCCGCCCAGGCGCGGCTGGCTTGCGCATACCAACCCCATCGTTTTCCTT
It contains:
- the betB gene encoding betaine-aldehyde dehydrogenase; protein product: MPLPIQQLYIHGRRTNAISSKTITTVNPANGAVLAEVQVAARQDIDRAVASAQEGQKVWAARTPAERGRVLLKAAQMLRERNDELAELETLDTGKPLSETRTVDIATGVDVIEYYAGLAAAVEGVQVPLRESSFFYTRREPLGVIAGIGAWNYPVQIAMWKSAAALATGNAMVFKPAEITPLTALRLAEIYTQAGVPNGVFNVVLGSGREIGDWLTGHPGVAKVSFTGGVETGKQVMGVAAATLKSVTLELGGKSALIVLPDACLERAADIAVMANFFSSGQVCTNGTRVFVHRSHKAAFEAAVLERVARIRIGDPFDPRTNFGPLVSAAHMDHVLSWIEIGKREGATLLAGGVRLTDGALGKGSYVAPTVFSDCEDRMEIVQEEIFGPVMSILAFDTEDEAVQRANDSRYGLAAGVVSRDLAAAHRVAHRLQAGICWVNTWGESPAQMPVGGYKQSGLGRENGMDALAQYTQTKSVQVELGPFASVF
- the betI gene encoding transcriptional regulator BetI codes for the protein MPKVGMQPIRCNQLIQATLESIDQVGLAESSIAHIARAAKLSTGIISHYFGDKDGLLEATMRELLRNLRDSVSRARLDAPAAARAQLRAIINGNFVPTQVSGSAMRAWLTFWAASMHQPRLRRLQRANDRRLHSNLCCQFRRVMPQAQARDAARGLAALIDGLWLRGSLQGADFAGDKARDIAYDYVDLLLDRSQFKGEPALGPPSL